Proteins from one Desulfovibrio intestinalis genomic window:
- a CDS encoding cytidylyltransferase domain-containing protein encodes MSSNGKVVAIVQARLGSSRLPLKSLLCLRDLPVIDWVARRLAASARLDSIMVAVPDTPLDMVLLEHLRRRGVPCMAGPEDDVLARFCQAAKLADAELVVRVCADNPLIWGGAVDRLVDFYRQGSWDYAYNHIPRKNLWPDGLGAEILSRELLDTLDSKAVQPSQREHCLNYIWDNAADFRIGTFDPEEDWLRRPDLRLDMDRPDDFRRLALLPITPDMDARAIVDVCSSTCGEES; translated from the coding sequence ATGTCCAGTAATGGCAAGGTTGTCGCCATTGTTCAGGCCCGTCTGGGTTCCAGCCGTCTGCCTTTGAAATCCCTTCTCTGCCTGCGGGATTTACCGGTTATCGACTGGGTCGCCCGCCGCCTTGCCGCCTCTGCGCGGCTGGATTCCATCATGGTGGCAGTGCCGGATACGCCGCTGGATATGGTTTTGCTTGAGCACCTGCGCCGTCGTGGCGTGCCCTGCATGGCCGGGCCGGAAGACGACGTGCTGGCGCGGTTTTGTCAGGCGGCCAAACTGGCCGATGCCGAACTTGTGGTGCGCGTGTGCGCGGATAATCCGCTGATCTGGGGCGGAGCCGTGGACAGGCTGGTGGATTTTTACCGTCAGGGCAGCTGGGACTATGCCTATAACCATATTCCCCGCAAGAACCTCTGGCCCGACGGCCTGGGAGCCGAAATTCTTTCCCGGGAGCTGCTTGATACACTGGACAGCAAGGCTGTTCAGCCCTCGCAGCGCGAACACTGCCTGAACTATATATGGGACAACGCCGCTGATTTTCGCATAGGCACCTTTGACCCCGAGGAAGACTGGCTGCGCCGTCCCGACCTGCGGCTGGACATGGACAGGCCCGACGATTTTCGCCGTCTGGCGCTCTTGCCCATCACGCCGGATATGGACGCGCGGGCCATTGTGGATGTGTGCAGTTCAACGTGTGGTGAGGAAAGCTGA
- the eno gene encoding phosphopyruvate hydratase: MSSIASVFGREILDSRGNPTVEVEVTLESGLRARAAVPSGASTGSREALEMRDGDKARYCGKGVTKAVDHVNSEIADALLGMDVLRQVQIDNTLIDLDGTENKSRLGANAMLGVSMACARVAATFLGLPLYKYLGGINAKVLPAPMMNIINGGAHAPNNLDIQEFMIMPVGAMTFRDSLRIGTEIFHTLQGILKNDGHVTSVGDEGGFAPNLKNHDEAFTYIIKAIEEAGYNPGTEVALAIDVASSEFYKDGKYVLAGEGKTFNNAEMSEWLAEFTRKYPLISIEDGMAEGDWDGWGMLTASLGDHVQLVGDDVFVTNPSILAEGIAEGVANSILIKLNQIGTVTETLDTIEMAKEAAYTTVISHRSGETEDSFIADLAVGVNSGQIKTGSLCRSERMAKYNQLLRIEEELGDDAEFFGPMLAEYYSLGTED; encoded by the coding sequence ATGAGCAGCATTGCCTCGGTTTTTGGCCGTGAAATTCTGGATTCGCGCGGCAACCCCACTGTAGAGGTGGAAGTGACCCTGGAATCCGGGCTCAGAGCGCGGGCCGCCGTTCCTTCCGGGGCTTCCACCGGCAGCCGCGAAGCTCTTGAAATGCGTGATGGTGACAAAGCACGTTATTGCGGCAAGGGCGTCACCAAGGCCGTGGACCATGTGAACAGCGAAATCGCCGATGCCCTGCTGGGTATGGATGTGCTGCGCCAGGTGCAGATTGACAATACCCTTATTGATCTGGACGGCACGGAAAACAAATCCCGTCTGGGCGCCAACGCCATGCTGGGTGTGTCGATGGCTTGCGCCAGGGTGGCGGCTACCTTTTTGGGCCTGCCGCTGTACAAGTATCTTGGCGGCATCAACGCCAAGGTTTTGCCCGCACCCATGATGAACATCATCAATGGCGGCGCGCATGCCCCCAACAACCTGGATATTCAGGAATTCATGATTATGCCCGTCGGGGCCATGACCTTCCGCGATTCCCTGCGCATCGGTACGGAAATTTTCCACACCCTGCAGGGCATTCTCAAGAATGACGGGCACGTCACCAGCGTGGGCGATGAGGGCGGCTTTGCCCCCAACCTCAAGAATCATGACGAAGCCTTTACCTACATCATCAAGGCCATTGAAGAAGCTGGCTACAATCCCGGCACCGAAGTGGCTCTGGCCATTGATGTGGCCTCCAGCGAGTTTTACAAAGACGGCAAGTACGTTCTGGCCGGCGAAGGCAAGACCTTCAACAATGCCGAAATGAGCGAATGGCTGGCCGAGTTTACCCGCAAGTATCCCCTTATCTCCATCGAAGACGGCATGGCCGAAGGCGATTGGGATGGTTGGGGCATGCTGACCGCCAGCCTGGGCGACCATGTGCAGCTGGTGGGCGACGACGTCTTTGTGACCAATCCCTCCATTCTGGCTGAAGGCATTGCCGAGGGCGTGGCCAACTCTATCCTTATCAAGCTCAACCAGATCGGTACCGTAACCGAAACCTTGGACACCATTGAAATGGCCAAGGAAGCGGCGTACACCACCGTGATTTCACACCGCTCCGGTGAAACGGAAGACAGCTTCATTGCCGACCTGGCCGTGGGCGTCAATTCCGGCCAGATCAAGACCGGCTCCCTGTGCCGTTCCGAGCGTATGGCCAAGTACAACCAGCTGCTCCGCATTGAAGAAGAACTGGGCGATGACGCCGAATTCTTCGGTCCCATGCTGGCGGAATACTATTCCCTCGGCACGGAAGACTAA
- a CDS encoding glycosyltransferase, with protein sequence MKERCIVIPAIKKNAVIPDQLVKKLAGVTLVQRAINTARGVLPGEDIVVLTDSQEISLICERAGVGFRRHEDLRFTTLDIVSEMRVLLEELAQEYEHCVILRASCPLLTWVDVEDAWKKYREADADSLVTVKNVRQRIWNMHGEGLEGLLDDDAASDEEKTLVVESRALIMMRLSCLQQPCEKGRGRIIPYFLNDRAIEIQGYQDWWICERLLERRHVVFVVAGWPAIGMGHVFRALMLAHEITNHRVSFVCTRESELAVESIARKDYKIVRQGEEDLADTVLALRPDLVINDILNTTTAYMKRLTTAGVRCVNFEDEGPGAPLARLVVNALYEGKTTDNLCCGPEYFCLRDEFVNAERNPFRQEVKTVLITFGGTDQHDCSRRVLDIIEPICRAYEIAVRVVAGPGYAHKEAMEEHLKKLDNPLVTFTWATNVMSRMMEGADLAICSAGRTVYELAHMCVPALVLATHEREARHTFARPRHGFAFVGIMDRVGDGRIRNTFLAMLKNTRRERFWRRQDRLDFTVNKGRVVRRMLGLLNERPQGAER encoded by the coding sequence GTGAAAGAACGCTGCATTGTCATTCCCGCCATCAAGAAAAATGCCGTTATTCCCGACCAGCTTGTAAAAAAACTGGCAGGGGTAACACTCGTGCAGCGGGCCATCAATACAGCGCGGGGAGTGCTGCCCGGTGAAGACATTGTGGTGCTCACCGACAGTCAGGAGATATCCCTTATCTGCGAGCGCGCGGGCGTGGGCTTTCGCCGTCATGAAGATCTGCGCTTCACCACGCTGGATATTGTCAGCGAAATGCGGGTGCTGCTGGAAGAACTGGCGCAAGAGTATGAGCATTGCGTCATCCTGCGCGCCTCCTGCCCCCTGCTGACCTGGGTGGACGTTGAGGACGCCTGGAAAAAATATCGAGAAGCCGACGCCGACAGCCTTGTGACCGTCAAGAACGTTCGCCAGCGCATCTGGAACATGCACGGCGAAGGTCTTGAAGGCCTGCTGGACGATGACGCGGCTTCTGATGAAGAAAAAACGCTGGTGGTGGAAAGCCGCGCCCTTATAATGATGCGCCTGTCATGCCTTCAGCAACCCTGCGAAAAGGGTCGGGGGCGTATTATCCCCTATTTTCTCAATGACAGGGCCATCGAAATTCAGGGCTATCAGGACTGGTGGATATGCGAACGCCTGCTTGAGCGGCGGCATGTGGTATTTGTGGTGGCTGGCTGGCCTGCCATCGGTATGGGGCATGTGTTTCGGGCGCTGATGCTGGCGCACGAAATAACCAACCACAGGGTCAGCTTTGTCTGCACCCGCGAAAGTGAGCTGGCTGTGGAAAGCATAGCCCGCAAAGATTACAAGATTGTGCGGCAAGGGGAGGAAGACCTTGCCGACACCGTGCTTGCCCTGCGCCCCGACCTTGTTATCAACGATATTCTCAACACCACCACGGCCTACATGAAGCGGCTCACAACCGCAGGCGTGCGCTGCGTAAATTTTGAAGACGAAGGGCCGGGGGCTCCGCTGGCGCGCCTTGTGGTCAATGCCCTGTATGAAGGCAAAACCACAGACAATCTTTGCTGCGGGCCGGAATATTTCTGCCTGCGCGATGAGTTTGTAAACGCGGAGCGCAATCCTTTTCGGCAGGAAGTCAAAACCGTACTCATCACCTTTGGCGGCACGGATCAGCACGACTGTTCGCGCCGGGTGCTGGACATCATTGAACCCATTTGCCGCGCTTACGAGATCGCTGTTCGCGTAGTGGCCGGGCCGGGCTACGCCCACAAAGAGGCTATGGAAGAGCACCTTAAAAAGCTCGACAATCCTCTGGTTACGTTTACCTGGGCCACCAATGTCATGAGCCGCATGATGGAAGGGGCGGACCTTGCCATCTGTTCCGCCGGGCGCACGGTTTACGAACTGGCCCACATGTGCGTGCCAGCGCTGGTGCTGGCCACGCATGAGCGCGAGGCGCGGCATACCTTTGCCCGCCCACGCCACGGCTTTGCTTTTGTGGGCATTATGGACCGCGTTGGCGACGGCAGAATACGCAATACGTTTCTTGCCATGCTGAAGAATACTCGCCGCGAACGCTTCTGGCGGCGGCAGGACAGGCTGGACTTCACGGTCAACAAGGGGCGCGTGGTGAGGCGCATGCTGGGGCTTTTGAACGAGCGGCCCCAAGGGGCGGAGCGTTAG
- the cobA gene encoding uroporphyrinogen-III C-methyltransferase, with translation MKVYLIGAGPGDPGLLTLKGRDALAAADVVVYDALANDSLLNHASPHAEKIYVGKVAGNHALPQDEINALLVRKAKEGKIVARLKGGDPYIFGRGGEEAEELVAAGVPFEEVPGISSTIAAPAYAGIPLTHRDFASSVTIITGHENPDKPGSVHNWPALAASASTLVFVMGMKNLPDIARNLLDAGMAPDTPAALIYRGTTPRQRSLVSTLAELPAAAIEAKFTNPSVILVGKVASLHKTLNWFEQKPLMGRSVVVTRAREQASGLAASLADLGAEVIQCPTIEISPMADYAELDAALAKLADYHWVIFTSVNGVRHFWQRLAEAGKDSRALGNCKVAAIGPATAEALLQRGITPDFIPERYVAEGVLDGLVSRENGNVNGKRFLLPRAAKAREVLPDELRKAGAVVDVIAAYETVPAAHRRDEVLERIKAGTLDCVTFGSSSTVENFLSLIPADVLKAHPEVQLAAIGPITADTLTANGLPCHIQPAEYTIPALVVALQEHFAKA, from the coding sequence ATGAAGGTGTATCTGATTGGTGCTGGCCCCGGTGATCCGGGCCTGCTGACCCTCAAGGGCCGTGACGCCCTGGCTGCCGCCGATGTGGTGGTGTACGACGCTCTGGCCAATGACAGCCTGCTCAACCACGCCAGCCCCCATGCTGAAAAAATCTATGTGGGCAAAGTGGCGGGCAACCATGCCCTGCCGCAGGATGAAATCAACGCCCTGCTGGTCCGCAAGGCCAAGGAAGGCAAGATCGTGGCCCGCCTGAAAGGCGGCGATCCATATATCTTTGGACGCGGCGGCGAAGAAGCCGAAGAACTGGTGGCCGCCGGGGTTCCCTTTGAAGAAGTACCCGGCATCAGCAGCACCATCGCGGCTCCGGCATATGCGGGCATTCCGCTGACCCACCGCGATTTTGCTTCTTCCGTCACCATCATCACAGGGCACGAAAATCCCGACAAGCCCGGTTCTGTGCACAACTGGCCCGCACTGGCGGCCAGCGCCTCCACCCTGGTTTTCGTCATGGGCATGAAAAACCTGCCCGACATTGCCCGTAACCTGCTGGACGCTGGCATGGCCCCCGATACTCCGGCAGCCCTTATCTACCGCGGCACCACGCCCCGCCAGCGCAGCCTCGTATCCACGCTGGCCGAGCTGCCCGCTGCCGCCATTGAAGCCAAGTTCACCAACCCCTCGGTCATTCTGGTGGGCAAGGTGGCGAGCCTGCACAAGACCCTCAACTGGTTTGAGCAAAAGCCCCTTATGGGCCGCAGCGTTGTTGTCACCCGCGCCCGTGAGCAGGCCAGCGGCCTCGCGGCCAGCCTTGCGGATCTGGGTGCAGAGGTTATTCAGTGCCCCACCATTGAAATCAGCCCCATGGCTGACTATGCGGAACTGGACGCAGCCCTTGCCAAACTGGCCGACTACCATTGGGTGATCTTCACCTCGGTCAACGGCGTGCGCCATTTCTGGCAGCGTCTGGCCGAAGCCGGCAAGGACAGCCGCGCTCTGGGCAACTGCAAGGTGGCCGCCATTGGCCCCGCCACTGCCGAAGCGCTGTTGCAGCGCGGCATCACGCCCGACTTCATTCCTGAGCGCTATGTGGCCGAAGGCGTGCTTGACGGCCTTGTGAGCCGTGAAAACGGTAACGTGAACGGCAAGCGTTTTCTTTTGCCCCGCGCGGCCAAGGCACGTGAAGTGCTGCCTGACGAACTGCGCAAGGCAGGAGCCGTGGTAGACGTTATTGCCGCCTACGAAACCGTGCCCGCCGCGCACCGCAGGGACGAAGTGCTGGAACGCATCAAGGCTGGCACGCTGGACTGCGTGACCTTTGGGTCTTCATCCACGGTAGAGAACTTTCTCTCACTTATTCCGGCGGATGTGCTCAAGGCCCATCCCGAAGTGCAGCTTGCGGCCATCGGCCCCATTACGGCTGATACCTTGACGGCCAACGGGCTGCCCTGCCATATCCAGCCAGCGGAATACACCATTCCGGCCCTGGTTGTGGCCTTGCAGGAGCACTTTGCCAAAGCGTAA
- the folD gene encoding bifunctional methylenetetrahydrofolate dehydrogenase/methenyltetrahydrofolate cyclohydrolase FolD, with translation MIVIDGKKTAQDIRAELAAEVSAATAAGRRAPGLAVILVGEDPASQVYVRNKEKGCAEAGIASFAYRLPADTKQQDLLQLIEECNSRPDVDGILLQLPLPKGLDAQACLLAIDPAKDVDGFHPENVGRLSLGLPGFVSCTPAGVMELLRRYNLSTRGKKAVVVGRSDIVGKPLALLLTRSGEFGDATVTICHSRTPDLAAECRSADFLFLAIGRPRLITGDMVRQGAVVIDVGINRTSDGLCGDADYESVSAKASAITPVPGGVGPMTIAMLLMNTVQSWRQRTA, from the coding sequence ATGATAGTGATTGACGGCAAGAAGACTGCGCAGGACATCCGCGCTGAACTGGCTGCCGAAGTAAGCGCAGCCACGGCAGCGGGCCGCCGCGCCCCTGGCCTGGCGGTTATTCTGGTGGGTGAAGACCCGGCATCTCAGGTATATGTGCGTAACAAGGAAAAAGGCTGCGCCGAGGCGGGAATAGCCTCCTTTGCCTATCGGTTGCCCGCAGATACCAAACAGCAGGACCTGCTGCAGCTTATTGAAGAGTGCAATTCCCGCCCCGATGTGGACGGCATTTTGCTGCAACTGCCCCTGCCCAAGGGCCTGGACGCCCAGGCCTGCCTGCTGGCCATTGATCCGGCCAAGGACGTGGATGGATTTCACCCAGAAAACGTGGGGCGGCTTTCTTTGGGCTTGCCGGGCTTCGTGTCCTGCACGCCTGCCGGGGTTATGGAACTTTTGCGGCGTTACAATCTGTCCACCCGAGGCAAAAAAGCCGTTGTGGTGGGGCGCTCAGACATTGTGGGCAAACCCCTGGCCCTGTTGCTGACACGTTCCGGCGAATTTGGCGATGCCACGGTTACCATTTGCCATTCGCGCACACCCGATCTGGCGGCGGAATGCCGCAGCGCGGATTTTCTCTTTCTTGCCATCGGCAGACCCCGCCTCATTACGGGCGATATGGTGCGCCAGGGCGCGGTGGTCATTGATGTGGGCATCAACCGCACCTCCGACGGCCTGTGCGGCGATGCGGACTATGAAAGCGTGAGCGCCAAGGCTTCTGCCATTACTCCGGTTCCCGGCGGCGTGGGGCCAATGACCATTGCCATGCTGCTTATGAATACAGTGCAGTCCTGGCGGCAGCGCACGGCGTAG
- a CDS encoding DUF805 domain-containing protein translates to MDFKTAVRTCLFKKYCNFTGRAQRSEFWWFVLFGGIVNSCLGLFTNASPETGMLTSGIVSLVLLLPHFAVTARRLHDANLSGWIQLAPMGLALLGGLALHLDFGTSAYMCIMLAGLSGLGLLILYARRGTVGPNRFGPDPLEGEALAPDAPGSNTSTGTGSSDNNDNGWAKLASTPAEQQPRGKAASGMQPGQRAVPDKRD, encoded by the coding sequence ATGGACTTCAAAACCGCGGTCAGAACTTGTCTGTTTAAAAAATACTGCAATTTCACTGGTCGCGCGCAGCGGTCGGAATTTTGGTGGTTCGTGCTCTTTGGCGGCATTGTCAATTCGTGCCTGGGGCTTTTCACCAATGCGTCTCCTGAGACAGGCATGCTGACAAGCGGTATTGTGAGCCTTGTGCTGCTTTTGCCGCACTTTGCGGTGACCGCCCGGCGTCTGCACGACGCGAACCTTTCCGGCTGGATTCAGCTGGCTCCTATGGGCCTGGCCCTGCTTGGCGGGCTTGCCCTGCATCTTGACTTTGGCACATCAGCGTATATGTGCATTATGTTGGCTGGCCTTAGCGGGCTGGGGCTTCTCATCCTTTACGCCCGCAGGGGCACGGTGGGACCCAACCGGTTTGGCCCCGACCCGCTGGAAGGCGAGGCGCTCGCCCCTGACGCGCCCGGCAGCAACACTTCTACGGGTACTGGAAGTAGCGATAATAATGATAATGGTTGGGCAAAACTGGCCTCAACTCCTGCCGAGCAGCAGCCCAGAGGCAAAGCCGCCTCAGGCATGCAGCCGGGGCAGAGAGCCGTGCCGGATAAAAGAGACTGA
- the purN gene encoding phosphoribosylglycinamide formyltransferase, with amino-acid sequence MPLNIAILASGSGSNAQAMIDKAAAGVLDVNICCIVCNRPGAGVIERARKAGVTCVVLDHEEFADRESYDREVVQTLQEHGTQLVVLAGYMRMLSTAFLDAFSGRVINIHPALLPSFPGVHGGVDACEYGVKISGCTVHFVEEKMDSGPVIIQAAVPVNPDEEVDDLMQRIHAMEHRIYPQAIQWFAQNRINVWGREVHVAPGKAKTVAPDGPWLVWPPLEEGF; translated from the coding sequence ATGCCACTGAATATCGCCATACTGGCCTCGGGCAGCGGCTCCAACGCTCAGGCCATGATAGACAAGGCCGCTGCGGGCGTTCTTGACGTGAACATCTGCTGTATCGTTTGCAACCGCCCCGGCGCGGGCGTTATCGAACGGGCACGCAAGGCGGGCGTCACATGCGTGGTGCTGGACCACGAGGAATTTGCCGACCGTGAAAGCTACGACCGTGAGGTAGTGCAGACCCTTCAGGAACACGGCACGCAGCTTGTTGTGCTGGCCGGGTACATGCGCATGCTGAGCACGGCCTTTCTGGACGCTTTTTCAGGCCGGGTCATCAACATTCACCCTGCCCTGCTGCCGAGCTTTCCCGGCGTCCACGGCGGGGTCGACGCCTGCGAATACGGCGTCAAAATATCCGGCTGCACCGTGCATTTTGTGGAAGAAAAGATGGACAGCGGCCCGGTTATCATTCAGGCCGCCGTGCCTGTGAATCCCGATGAAGAGGTGGACGACCTCATGCAGCGCATTCACGCTATGGAGCACCGCATTTACCCGCAGGCTATCCAGTGGTTTGCCCAAAACCGTATAAACGTATGGGGCCGCGAAGTGCATGTGGCCCCCGGCAAGGCAAAAACTGTTGCGCCTGACGGCCCCTGGCTGGTGTGGCCGCCGCTGGAAGAAGGATTTTAG
- a CDS encoding DegT/DnrJ/EryC1/StrS family aminotransferase, with protein MDIKVNFSGRAIRYTEDEIAVVVEAMRNADPLTQGHYMRQFESKFADYQGVAQGTCFTTMNGCSALELSAQLCMFNEGDEVVIPSHTFTASAYPYVKKGAKLVWADVDLHSRVVTAESIERVLTPRTRAVVVVHLYGYVADMPAIAALCKERGLILIEDAAQAIGAEIGGVKAGAFGDMAIFSFHSHKNLTTLGEGGMLYVRDAKLAAMVPTLRHNGHCGFDFERPDYWKPAMGNVDMPFIDGRMVQPNNYCLGEVECALGAKLLERIDEINDQKRSRALAFIDALKDFPELEFHREDSRRHNYHLLAARMTSGVDARDRFMRAMFNEKGVKCVVQYIPLDRYDYYRRLGMGEACCPNADTFFDTMISFPFQHWLTEEEFTYMLASTREVLAQIR; from the coding sequence ATGGATATTAAAGTCAACTTCAGCGGCCGCGCCATCCGGTATACCGAAGACGAAATCGCCGTTGTGGTCGAGGCCATGCGCAATGCTGATCCCCTGACCCAGGGGCACTATATGCGCCAGTTTGAAAGCAAGTTCGCAGACTATCAGGGCGTGGCTCAGGGAACGTGCTTCACTACCATGAACGGTTGCTCCGCACTGGAACTTTCAGCCCAGCTCTGCATGTTCAATGAAGGCGACGAGGTGGTCATTCCCTCGCATACCTTCACTGCCTCGGCCTATCCCTATGTCAAAAAGGGCGCAAAGCTTGTTTGGGCCGATGTGGATCTGCACAGCCGCGTGGTCACGGCCGAGAGCATTGAGCGCGTGCTCACTCCCCGCACCAGAGCTGTGGTGGTTGTACACCTGTACGGCTATGTGGCGGACATGCCCGCCATTGCCGCCCTGTGCAAGGAACGCGGTCTGATTCTTATCGAAGACGCGGCGCAGGCCATCGGCGCGGAAATCGGCGGCGTCAAGGCCGGAGCCTTTGGCGATATGGCCATCTTCTCTTTCCATTCGCATAAAAACCTCACCACTCTGGGTGAAGGCGGCATGCTCTATGTGCGCGACGCCAAGCTTGCGGCTATGGTGCCCACCCTGCGCCACAACGGCCACTGCGGTTTCGATTTTGAGCGCCCTGACTACTGGAAGCCCGCTATGGGCAACGTGGACATGCCCTTCATCGATGGCCGCATGGTACAGCCCAACAACTACTGCCTGGGTGAAGTGGAATGCGCCCTTGGGGCCAAGCTGCTGGAACGCATTGATGAAATCAACGACCAGAAGCGTAGCCGCGCTCTTGCCTTCATTGACGCACTGAAGGATTTTCCCGAGCTGGAGTTCCACCGCGAAGACAGCCGCCGCCACAACTACCATCTGCTGGCGGCCCGCATGACTTCCGGGGTTGATGCCCGCGACCGCTTCATGCGCGCCATGTTCAATGAAAAGGGCGTCAAATGCGTGGTGCAGTACATTCCGCTGGACAGGTACGACTACTACCGCCGTCTGGGCATGGGCGAAGCCTGCTGCCCCAATGCGGATACGTTCTTTGATACGATGATTTCCTTCCCCTTCCAGCACTGGCTGACGGAAGAAGAGTTTACCTATATGCTGGCGTCCACGCGCGAAGTGTTGGCACAAATCCGTTAG
- a CDS encoding iron-containing alcohol dehydrogenase family protein, whose amino-acid sequence MFRNAKNVGYYMIGQGSLSQLGDLLAVRHKAVAGPAVFFLDSFFEGKDLADKLPVESRDMVLYVDTTSEPTTDSVDGYTDQVKAFLKGAEPCALIALGGGCVLDTCKCVGNLLNNPGKAEDYQGWELVKNPAPYKIAVPTLSGTGSETSRTGIICNEEKNIKLGMNSDFTMFDQVLMDPDLTASVPRNQYFYTGIDTYMHCFESITGSYRNVVVDSLAEKAIDLCKQIFLSQDMMSEENREKMMIASYLGGMAAGFVGVVHPISAGLSMVLHMRHGIANCYSLSVQEDIYPEQYKEFMTMMERQGIDLPKGICQGLTDAQYDALYGASIVHEKPLSNRLGPDFKNILTKENVIERFKRM is encoded by the coding sequence ATGTTCCGTAATGCAAAAAATGTCGGTTATTATATGATTGGCCAGGGCAGCCTGAGCCAGCTTGGCGATCTTCTGGCCGTGCGCCACAAGGCAGTGGCTGGTCCAGCCGTCTTTTTTCTGGACAGTTTTTTTGAAGGCAAAGATCTGGCGGACAAACTGCCCGTGGAAAGCCGCGATATGGTGCTTTATGTCGACACCACCAGCGAGCCCACCACGGACAGCGTGGACGGCTACACCGATCAGGTGAAGGCCTTTTTGAAGGGCGCTGAACCCTGCGCCCTGATCGCGCTTGGCGGCGGCTGTGTGCTTGATACCTGCAAGTGCGTCGGCAACCTGCTCAACAATCCCGGCAAAGCCGAAGATTACCAGGGCTGGGAACTGGTAAAGAATCCCGCGCCATACAAAATCGCCGTTCCCACCTTGTCGGGCACTGGCTCCGAAACGTCGCGCACGGGCATCATCTGCAATGAAGAAAAGAACATCAAACTTGGCATGAACAGCGACTTCACCATGTTCGACCAGGTGCTGATGGATCCCGACCTCACGGCCAGCGTGCCCCGCAACCAGTATTTTTACACGGGCATCGACACCTACATGCACTGCTTTGAGAGCATTACCGGCTCTTACCGCAATGTGGTGGTGGACTCCCTTGCTGAAAAAGCCATTGATCTCTGCAAGCAGATTTTTCTCTCGCAGGATATGATGAGCGAAGAAAACCGCGAAAAGATGATGATCGCCTCCTACCTGGGCGGCATGGCTGCCGGTTTTGTGGGCGTGGTGCATCCCATCTCCGCAGGTCTCAGCATGGTGCTGCACATGCGTCACGGCATAGCCAACTGCTATTCCCTGTCCGTGCAGGAAGACATCTATCCCGAACAGTACAAAGAATTTATGACCATGATGGAACGTCAGGGCATTGATCTGCCCAAGGGCATCTGCCAGGGCCTCACCGACGCCCAGTACGATGCGCTCTACGGCGCAAGCATTGTGCATGAAAAGCCGCTTTCCAACCGTCTTGGCCCCGATTTCAAGAACATCCTCACCAAGGAAAACGTCATCGAACGTTTCAAAAGGATGTAA